Proteins co-encoded in one Melospiza melodia melodia isolate bMelMel2 chromosome 8, bMelMel2.pri, whole genome shotgun sequence genomic window:
- the ERCC3 gene encoding general transcription and DNA repair factor IIH helicase subunit XPB codes for MGKKERDKKKSKKRHYDDDEDDEDEGAGKEPQEAVPSAAGKQVEESGTKVDEYGAKDYRLQMPLKADHSSRPLWVAPDGHIFLEAFSPVYKYAQDFLVAIAEPVCRPTHIHEYKLTAYSLYAAVSVGLQTSDITEYLQKLSKTGVPDGIIQFIKLCTVSYGKVKLVLKHNRYFVESTHPDVIQQLLQDHVIKECRLRNAEGEETELITETFTSKSAISKSSEGGPSTSQATDAQNKPDVPADLFEFYEQMDKDEEEEEETQTVSFEVKQEMIEELQKRCIHLEYPLLAEYDFRNDSVNPDINIDLKPTAVLRPYQEKSLRKMFGNGRARSGVIVLPCGAGKSLVGVTAACTVRKRCLVLGNSAVSVEQWKAQFKMWSTIDDSQICRFTSDAKDKPIGCSVAISTYSMLGHTTKRSWEAERVMEWLKSQEWGLMILDEVHTIPAKMFRRVLTIVQAHCKLGLTATLVREDDKIVDLNFLIGPKLYEANWMELQNNGYIAKVQCAEVWCPMSPEFYREYVAIKTKKRILLYTMNPNKFRACQFLIKFHERRNDKIIVFADNVFALKEYAVRLGKPYIYGPTAQGERMQILQNFKHNPKINTIFISKVGDTSFDLPEANVLIQISSHGGSRRQEAQRLGRVLRAKKGMVAEEYNAFFYSLVSQDTQEMAYSTKRQRFLVDQGYSFKVITKLAGMEEEELSFSTKEEQQQLLQKVLQASDLDAEEEVVAGEYGSKSTQVSRRAGTMSSMSGADDTVYMEYHSSRSKASSNKHIHPLFKRFRK; via the exons ATGGGCAAGAAGGAGCGCG ATAAGAAGAAGTCCAAGAAGCGCCATTACGATGACGACGAAGACGATGAGGACGAAGGTGCCGGGAAGGAGCCGCAGGAGGCGGTGCCGTCGGCGGCGGGGAAGCAGGTGGAGGAGAGCGGCACCAAGGTGGACGAGTACGGCGCCAAGGACTACCGGCTGCAGATGCCGCTGAAGGCCGACCACAGCTCGCGGCCCCTCTGGGTG GCTCCTGATGGCCATATATTTTTGGAAGCCTTTTCTCCAGTTTACAAATATGCCCAGGACTTTCTGGTTGCCATTGCTGAGCCTGTGTGCAGACCCACCCATATTCACGAGTACAAGCTGACTGCTTACTCCCTGTATGCTGCTGTGAGTGTGGGCTTGCAGACAAGTGACATCACCGAGTATTTGCAGAAACTCAGCAAGACTGGTGTCCCAGATGGAATAATTCAGTTTATCAAG CTGTGCACTGTCAGCTATGGGAAGGTGAAGCTTGTTCTGAAACATAACAG GTATTTTGTGGAAAGTACCCACCCTGATGTCATTCAGCAGCTTCTGCAAGACCATGTAATTAAAGAATGTCGCCTGAGGAATGCTGAAGGTGAAGAGACAGAGCTGATTACAGAGACATTCACAAGTAAATCAGCG ATTTCCAAATCTAGTGAAGGTGGTCCATCAACTTCACAGGCAACAGATGCTCAGAATAAGCCAGATGTCCCAGCTGACTTATTTGAGTTTTATGAACAGATGGAcaaagatgaggaggaggaggaggaaacgcAGACGGTGTCTTTTGAAGTCAAGCAG GAGATGATTGAAGAACTTCAGAAGCGTTGTATCCATTTGGAGTACCCCTTACTAGCAGAGTACGATTTCAGAAATGATTCTGTGAATCCTGATATCAATATAGATCTGAAACCTACTGCAGTCCTCAGACCCTATCAAGAGAAAAGCCTGAGGAAGATGTTTGGGAATGGACGAGCCAGGTCTGGTGTTATTGTCTTGCCGTGTG gtgctggcaagTCCCTGGTGGGGGTGACGGCCGCGTGCACCGTGCGCAAGCGCTGCCTGGTGCTCGGCAATTCCGCCGTGTCGGTGGAGCAGTGGAAGGCCCAGTTCAAGATGTGGTCCACCATCGACGACAGCCAGATCTGCCGCTTCACCTCTGATGCCAAAGACAAGCCCATTGGCTGCTCTGTTGCCATCAGCACCTACTCCATGCTGGGGCACACGACAAAAAGGTCTTGGGAAGCAGAAAGAGTAATGGAGTGGCTTAAAAGTCAAGAGTGGGGCCTTATGATACTGGATGAAGTCCATACCATTCCTG CAAAAATGTTCAGACGTGTGCTCACTATCGTCCAAGCTCACTGTAAACTGGGGCTGACTGCTACCCTGGTCAGAGAAGATGATAAAATTGTTGACCTGAACTTCCTGATAGGACCAAAGCTCTATGAAGCCAACTGGATGGAGCTGCAGAACAATGGCTACATTGCTAAAGTCCAGTGTGCTGAG GTATGGTGCCCAATGTCACCTGAATTTTACAGAGAATACGTAGctattaaaacaaagaaaaggatACTGCTCTACACCATGAACCCAAATAAATTCAGAGCCTGTCAGTTCCTGATAAAGTTTCACGAGCGACGGAATGATAAAATCATCGTCTTTGCTGACAATGTGTTTGCACTGAAGGAATATGCAGTCAGACTTGGGAA ACCCTATATCTACGGTCCTACTGCACAAGGGGAAAGAATGCAAATTCTACAGAACTTCAAGCACAATCCAAAAATCAACACTATTTTCATTTCCAAG GTAGGGGACACATCCTTCGATCTGCCAGAGGCCAATGTTCTCATCCAGATCTCATCCCACGGGGGCTCACGGAGGCAGGAGGCTCAGAGGCTGGGCCGAGTGCTGAGAGCCAAGAAAG GCATGGTTGCAGAGGAATACAATGCCTTTTTTTATTCCCTTGTATCCCAAGACACTCAAGAAATGGCATATTCAACAAAACGACAACGGTTTCTTGTAGATCAAGGTTATAGCTTCAAG GTAATCACAAAGCTGGCAGGCATGGAAGAAGAAGAACTTTCATTTTCAACCAAAGAAGAACAGCAACAGCTTCTCCAGAAAGTCCTGCAAGCATCTGACCTGGATGCTGAAGAGGAAGTAGTTGCTGGAGAATATGGTTCAAAGTCAACTCAG GTGTCGCGCCGTGCCGGCACCATGAGCTCCATGTCCGGGGCAGACGACACGGTGTACATGGAGTACCACTCGTCCCGGAGCAAGGCGTCCTCCAACAAGCACATCCACCCCCTGTTCAAGCGCTTCCGCAAGTGA